In the genome of Candidatus Reidiella endopervernicosa, one region contains:
- a CDS encoding KamA family radical SAM protein, whose amino-acid sequence MSQSANLDSTQASGNEHFQTEKFQVYTERHLEDIPQLATLSEAQRFEMRVVANVLPFRVNRYVVDELIDWSDIPNDPIFQLTFPQRGMLDPSQYDQMAELLRSGAEKAELKALAAELRQELNPHPAGQQELNVPKLHGEALEGMQHKYRETVLFFPSQGQTCHSYCTFCFRWAQFVGDKSLRISSHEAKSLHHYLKHHQEVTDLLITGGDPMVMKTKHLADYLRPLLEPEFDHIQTIRIGTKALSFWPQRFVSDADASELMALLKELVDGGKHVAVMSHFNHWRELETPIAREAVRRIRATGAIIRSQSPLVAHINDDPEVWARMWRTQVKLGIIPYYMFVERDTGAKRYFEVPLSRAWEIYREAVKRVSGVARTVRGPSMSAGPGKVEVQGVTEVNGEELFVLRFIQARNPDWVQRPFFAKYSEQATWLEQLEPALGDEQFFYQAEYDEMQQKASGQNW is encoded by the coding sequence ATGAGTCAAAGCGCTAACCTGGATTCAACTCAGGCATCAGGGAACGAGCATTTTCAGACCGAGAAGTTTCAGGTCTACACCGAGCGGCATCTGGAGGATATCCCCCAGCTTGCCACGCTCAGTGAGGCGCAGCGGTTTGAGATGCGAGTTGTGGCCAATGTGCTGCCGTTCCGCGTCAACCGCTACGTGGTTGATGAGCTGATCGACTGGAGCGATATTCCCAACGATCCGATCTTCCAGCTCACCTTCCCGCAGCGCGGAATGCTCGACCCCAGCCAGTATGATCAGATGGCGGAGCTGCTGCGCAGCGGTGCCGAGAAGGCGGAGCTCAAGGCACTGGCGGCGGAGCTACGTCAGGAACTCAATCCCCATCCTGCTGGTCAGCAGGAGCTCAATGTACCGAAGCTGCATGGTGAGGCGCTTGAGGGGATGCAGCACAAGTACCGCGAGACGGTACTCTTCTTCCCCAGCCAGGGGCAGACCTGCCACAGCTACTGCACCTTCTGCTTCCGCTGGGCGCAGTTTGTTGGTGACAAGTCGCTACGCATCTCCTCACACGAGGCGAAATCACTGCACCACTATCTGAAACACCATCAAGAGGTGACCGACCTGCTGATTACCGGTGGCGACCCGATGGTGATGAAGACCAAACACCTGGCCGACTATCTGCGCCCACTGCTGGAGCCGGAGTTCGACCATATTCAGACCATCCGCATCGGCACCAAGGCGCTCTCCTTCTGGCCGCAGCGCTTTGTCTCTGACGCCGATGCCTCTGAGTTGATGGCGCTGCTGAAGGAGCTGGTCGACGGTGGCAAACACGTCGCGGTGATGTCGCACTTCAATCACTGGCGTGAGCTGGAGACTCCGATTGCTCGTGAGGCGGTTCGCCGTATCCGTGCCACCGGCGCGATCATCCGTAGTCAGTCGCCACTGGTGGCACATATCAACGACGATCCTGAGGTGTGGGCGCGTATGTGGCGCACCCAGGTGAAGCTCGGCATCATCCCCTACTACATGTTCGTGGAGCGCGATACCGGCGCCAAGCGCTACTTCGAGGTACCGCTATCGCGTGCCTGGGAGATCTACCGTGAAGCGGTGAAGCGCGTTTCGGGTGTGGCGCGTACCGTGCGCGGCCCCTCAATGAGTGCCGGACCGGGCAAGGTTGAGGTGCAGGGTGTGACTGAAGTAAATGGTGAAGAGCTGTTTGTACTGCGCTTCATTCAGGCGCGTAATCCCGACTGGGTGCAGCGTCCCTTCTTTGCCAAATATAGTGAGCAGGCGACCTGGCTTGAGCAGCTCGAACCGGCGCTGGGTGATGAACAGTTCTTCTACCAGGCCGAGTACGATGAGATGCAGCAGAAGGCCAGCGGACAGAACTGGTAG
- the glmS gene encoding glutamine--fructose-6-phosphate transaminase (isomerizing) — protein sequence MCGIVGAIAERDVVPLLLEGLRRLEYRGYDSAGLAVVDREGLQRCRTVGKVEVLATELKARPISGTIGIAHTRWATHGRPASQNAHPHQCRNRVALVHNGIIENHERLRAEQLASGYEFTSETDTEVVAHQLHHYLDQGESMLSAVQSASRDLEGAYALAVITPGEDDRMVVARRGSPLVIGIGIGEHLIASDISALLPITRRFIFLEEGDVAELTRESVTIYDAAGNVVERAIKESDLAPDVADRGEFRHYMLKEIYEQPMAISETLEGRLAGGKVLEAAFGPQAEAIFDRIKRIQIIACGTSFHAGQVARNWFEGLAGIPCRVEVASEFRYRHPVPDPEALIVTISQSGETADTLAALRAAKEWGYGASLAVCNVPESSLVREADLSLMTRAGPEIGVASTKAFTTQLVALLLLVVSLGRRYRIDSEREAKIVEQLLALPSHIEDLLSLDDEIHQLAERFTDKQHALFLGRGVQYPVAMEGALKLKEISYIHAEAYPAGELKHGPLALVDEEMPVIAVAPNDALLEKLKANLEEVRARGGELYVFADHASGMSKSERVHVTVVPPAGDHVAPIIFTVPLQLLAYHVAVLKGTDVDQPRNLAKSVTVE from the coding sequence ATGTGCGGAATTGTTGGTGCCATAGCTGAACGGGATGTTGTACCTCTGTTGCTGGAGGGGCTGCGGCGCCTTGAGTATCGTGGTTATGACTCGGCTGGACTTGCAGTGGTTGATCGTGAAGGGCTGCAGCGCTGTCGTACCGTGGGTAAGGTTGAGGTACTTGCTACTGAACTGAAGGCAAGGCCGATCAGTGGCACCATCGGTATCGCCCACACCCGCTGGGCTACCCATGGCCGTCCCGCTTCGCAAAATGCTCACCCCCATCAGTGTCGCAATCGTGTCGCACTGGTTCACAACGGCATTATCGAAAATCACGAACGACTAAGGGCTGAGCAGTTGGCCAGCGGTTACGAGTTCACCTCAGAGACCGATACAGAGGTCGTTGCACACCAGCTGCACCACTATCTCGACCAGGGTGAGAGCATGCTCTCCGCAGTACAGTCGGCCTCAAGAGATCTCGAAGGTGCCTATGCACTGGCCGTGATCACACCCGGTGAGGATGACCGGATGGTGGTGGCGCGCCGCGGTAGTCCACTGGTAATCGGTATCGGAATTGGTGAACATCTGATCGCCTCTGATATCTCGGCACTGCTACCGATTACCCGACGCTTCATCTTCCTCGAAGAGGGTGATGTCGCCGAGCTGACACGCGAGAGTGTTACCATCTACGACGCAGCGGGTAACGTCGTCGAACGCGCGATCAAAGAGAGCGATCTTGCGCCTGATGTGGCTGATCGTGGTGAGTTCCGTCACTACATGCTCAAAGAGATCTATGAGCAGCCGATGGCGATTTCCGAGACGCTGGAGGGCCGACTGGCGGGAGGCAAGGTGTTGGAGGCGGCATTTGGTCCGCAGGCGGAGGCTATCTTCGACCGCATCAAACGGATACAGATTATCGCCTGTGGCACCAGCTTCCATGCCGGACAGGTAGCGCGAAACTGGTTCGAGGGTCTGGCGGGTATCCCCTGTCGAGTCGAGGTGGCGAGCGAGTTTCGCTATCGACATCCTGTTCCTGATCCCGAGGCGTTGATTGTCACCATCTCTCAGTCGGGTGAGACCGCCGATACATTGGCAGCGCTGCGTGCGGCCAAGGAGTGGGGATATGGCGCATCATTGGCGGTCTGTAATGTACCCGAGAGTTCTCTGGTGCGTGAGGCCGATCTGTCGCTGATGACACGAGCCGGTCCAGAGATCGGTGTCGCCTCGACCAAGGCGTTTACCACCCAGTTGGTAGCGTTACTGTTACTGGTGGTCTCGCTCGGTCGGCGCTACCGGATCGATAGTGAGCGTGAGGCTAAGATCGTCGAGCAGCTGCTCGCACTGCCGAGCCATATCGAGGATCTGCTCTCACTGGATGATGAGATTCATCAGCTTGCCGAACGCTTTACCGACAAGCAGCACGCCCTCTTCCTCGGACGTGGTGTGCAGTACCCAGTGGCGATGGAGGGTGCACTGAAGCTCAAGGAGATCTCCTATATCCACGCCGAGGCCTACCCGGCAGGAGAGCTAAAACATGGGCCGCTGGCGCTGGTCGATGAGGAGATGCCGGTCATCGCCGTGGCGCCCAACGATGCACTGCTGGAGAAACTCAAGGCGAACCTCGAAGAGGTGCGTGCACGCGGAGGCGAGCTCTACGTCTTTGCCGATCATGCTAGCGGTATGAGCAAGTCGGAGCGTGTTCACGTTACCGTCGTGCCGCCGGCTGGCGATCATGTCGCGCCAATAATCTTCACCGTTCCGTTACAACTGCTCGCCTACCATGTCGCCGTCCTTAAGGGGACCGATGTCGACCAGCCACGTAATTTGGCCAAATCGGTCACAGTCGAGTAA
- the glmU gene encoding bifunctional UDP-N-acetylglucosamine diphosphorylase/glucosamine-1-phosphate N-acetyltransferase GlmU, giving the protein MNLSVIVLAAGKGSRMRSKLPKVLHDLAGRPLLKFVTRAAQSLNPHMTVVVYGHGGESVREALADETLEWVEQAEQLGTGHAVEHAMPGIADEDSVLVLYGDVPLIESATLQAMCEPVSSSVMSLLTTRLDNPHGYGRIVRDADDKVLRIVEQKDASEAEQQIDEINTGILAANAKALRGWLAELENNNAQGEFYLTDIIALAVRDKVEIETFAPASIEEVQGVNDRAQLATLERHYQLSEAQRLMREGLGLRDPARFDLRGELSFGSDVVIDVNAVIEGTVTLGDGVTIGPSCVIRNCNIADGVEIQANCVLEDATIGEQSRIGPFARLRPEAHLADHTHIGNFVEIKKSVIGSGSKVNHLSYVGDTTIGSRVNIGAGTITCNYDGAYKHRTIIGDDVFVGSDSQLVAPVEIGAGATIGAGSTITRDTPPGELSLTRSKQKIVSGWKRPKKEK; this is encoded by the coding sequence ATGAATCTCAGTGTCATTGTGCTCGCCGCAGGTAAGGGTTCGCGGATGCGCTCCAAGCTCCCCAAGGTATTGCACGACCTGGCCGGAAGGCCGCTGCTCAAGTTTGTTACCCGCGCCGCCCAGTCGCTTAATCCGCATATGACCGTTGTGGTCTACGGTCACGGTGGTGAATCGGTGCGTGAGGCACTGGCCGATGAAACACTCGAGTGGGTGGAGCAGGCCGAGCAGCTCGGTACCGGCCATGCGGTTGAGCATGCGATGCCGGGCATTGCCGATGAAGATAGTGTGCTGGTGCTCTACGGCGATGTACCCCTGATTGAGAGCGCTACCCTGCAAGCAATGTGTGAGCCGGTTTCAAGCTCTGTAATGTCACTGCTCACCACCCGACTGGATAATCCGCACGGTTATGGCCGCATTGTGCGAGATGCTGACGATAAGGTGCTGCGCATTGTTGAGCAGAAGGATGCCAGTGAGGCGGAGCAGCAGATCGATGAGATCAATACCGGCATTCTTGCCGCCAATGCGAAGGCGTTGCGTGGCTGGTTGGCTGAGCTCGAGAACAACAATGCGCAGGGCGAGTTCTATCTGACCGATATCATCGCCCTTGCTGTTCGAGACAAGGTTGAAATCGAGACATTCGCCCCAGCTTCTATCGAAGAGGTGCAGGGTGTGAACGATCGAGCACAGCTCGCTACGCTCGAGCGCCACTACCAGCTGAGTGAAGCGCAGCGACTGATGCGTGAGGGTCTGGGGCTGAGAGATCCGGCGCGTTTCGATCTGCGTGGCGAACTGAGTTTTGGTAGCGATGTGGTTATCGATGTGAATGCGGTCATCGAAGGAACAGTCACCTTAGGTGATGGTGTCACCATTGGACCAAGCTGCGTGATTCGAAACTGTAATATCGCCGATGGGGTCGAAATTCAGGCCAACTGCGTGCTTGAGGACGCCACTATCGGTGAGCAGAGTCGTATCGGCCCCTTTGCTCGCCTCCGACCCGAGGCGCATCTCGCAGACCACACCCATATCGGCAACTTTGTTGAGATCAAAAAATCGGTGATTGGCAGTGGCAGTAAGGTGAATCACCTCAGTTACGTGGGCGACACCACTATCGGTAGTCGGGTCAACATCGGTGCCGGTACCATCACCTGCAACTACGATGGCGCCTACAAACATCGCACCATCATCGGTGACGATGTCTTTGTCGGCTCAGATTCGCAGTTGGTTGCGCCGGTCGAGATCGGTGCGGGTGCCACCATTGGTGCAGGTTCGACCATTACCCGTGACACCCCTCCGGGTGAACTGAGTCTGACTCGGAGCAAACAGAAGATTGTCAGTGGCTGGAAACGGCCGAAAAAAGAGAAGTAG
- a CDS encoding F0F1 ATP synthase subunit epsilon — MSMTMHVNIVSAEAEIYSGTVAQVHAPAIMGEVGIYPRHTPMMTQLKPGEVRIVTDGGEDEFFYVSGGMLEVQPHVVTVLADTALRAKDVDEAAAIEAKQRAEEAMKSRESDIDYARAQAELAEAVAQLRTIEHLRKGSRR; from the coding sequence ATGTCCATGACCATGCATGTCAACATCGTCAGCGCCGAGGCGGAGATCTACTCCGGCACCGTCGCGCAGGTCCACGCACCTGCGATTATGGGTGAGGTGGGTATCTATCCACGCCACACGCCGATGATGACCCAGCTCAAGCCGGGTGAGGTTCGTATTGTTACCGACGGTGGTGAGGATGAGTTCTTCTACGTCTCCGGTGGAATGCTCGAGGTCCAGCCGCATGTGGTAACGGTACTTGCCGATACCGCGCTGCGCGCCAAGGATGTCGACGAGGCCGCCGCGATTGAGGCCAAGCAGCGTGCCGAAGAGGCGATGAAGAGTCGTGAGAGCGATATCGACTACGCTCGCGCCCAGGCCGAACTGGCCGAAGCCGTGGCGCAGCTGCGTACCATTGAACATCTGCGTAAGGGTTCTCGCCGATAG
- the atpD gene encoding F0F1 ATP synthase subunit beta, protein MSSGKIVQIIGPVIDVEFPRDAMPKIYDALKVGEAGLTLEVQQQLGDGVVRTIAMGTSDGVKRGMEAANTGAAISVPVGTKTLGRIMDVLGNPIDEAGPIGEETQWGIHRKAPAYEELSASTELLETGIKVIDLVCPFAKGGKVGLFGGAGVGKTVNMMELIRNIAIEHSGYSVFAGVGERTREGNDFYHEMKESSVLDKVSLVYGQMNEPPGNRLRVALTGLTMAEYFRDEGRDVLLFIDNIYRYTLAGTEVSALLGRMPSAVGYQPTLAEEMGALQERITSTKTGSITSIQAVYVPADDLTDPSPATTFAHLDATVVLSRQIAELGIYPAVDPLDSTSRQLDPLVVGSEHYEVARSVQGTLQRYKELRDIIAILGMDELSEDDKQTVSRARKIQRFLSQPFFVAEVFTGAAGKYVSLKDTIAGFKAIVAGEYDHLPEQAFYMVGSIDEAVERAKSL, encoded by the coding sequence ATGAGTTCTGGAAAAATTGTTCAAATCATCGGACCGGTTATTGACGTGGAGTTTCCACGCGATGCCATGCCGAAGATCTATGATGCGCTGAAGGTTGGTGAGGCTGGCTTGACCCTTGAGGTTCAGCAGCAGCTCGGTGATGGCGTGGTTCGTACCATTGCCATGGGTACCTCCGACGGTGTTAAGCGTGGAATGGAGGCAGCCAATACCGGTGCAGCTATCAGCGTACCGGTCGGCACCAAGACCCTGGGCCGCATCATGGATGTACTCGGAAATCCAATCGATGAAGCGGGACCGATTGGCGAGGAGACGCAATGGGGTATTCATCGTAAGGCACCTGCCTACGAAGAGCTCTCAGCCAGCACCGAGCTGCTCGAGACCGGCATCAAGGTTATCGATCTGGTCTGTCCTTTCGCCAAGGGCGGTAAGGTTGGACTGTTCGGTGGTGCCGGTGTCGGTAAGACCGTCAACATGATGGAGCTTATCCGTAACATCGCTATTGAGCACAGCGGCTACTCAGTATTCGCCGGTGTTGGTGAGCGTACTCGTGAGGGTAACGACTTCTACCACGAGATGAAGGAGTCGAGCGTACTCGATAAGGTGTCGCTGGTTTACGGTCAGATGAATGAGCCACCCGGTAACCGTCTGCGTGTAGCGCTGACCGGCCTGACCATGGCTGAGTACTTCCGTGACGAGGGTCGCGACGTACTGCTCTTCATCGATAACATCTATCGTTACACCCTGGCGGGAACCGAGGTTTCGGCACTGCTGGGTCGTATGCCTTCAGCGGTAGGTTATCAGCCTACTCTGGCTGAGGAGATGGGCGCACTGCAGGAGCGTATCACCTCAACCAAGACCGGATCGATCACCTCTATCCAGGCGGTATACGTACCGGCGGATGACTTGACCGACCCATCACCCGCAACCACCTTTGCTCACCTTGATGCGACCGTTGTACTTTCGCGTCAGATCGCAGAGCTCGGTATCTACCCAGCGGTTGATCCGCTCGACTCAACCAGCCGTCAGCTCGATCCGCTGGTTGTTGGTAGCGAGCACTACGAGGTTGCCCGTTCTGTTCAGGGTACCCTGCAGCGCTACAAGGAGCTGCGTGACATCATCGCGATCCTCGGTATGGATGAACTCTCCGAAGATGACAAGCAGACAGTATCTCGCGCTCGTAAGATCCAGCGCTTCCTGTCGCAGCCCTTCTTCGTTGCTGAGGTCTTCACCGGTGCGGCTGGTAAGTACGTCTCACTCAAAGACACCATCGCCGGCTTCAAGGCGATCGTTGCGGGTGAGTATGACCATCTGCCAGAGCAGGCCTTCTACATGGTCGGTTCTATCGATGAGGCAGTTGAGCGGGCGAAATCCCTCTAA
- the atpG gene encoding F0F1 ATP synthase subunit gamma: MASGKEIRTKIKSVQNTQKITRAMEMVAASKMRKAQDRMTATRPYAENIRRVIGHLAQAHPEYSHSYMVAREVKRVGVIIVSTDRGLCGGLNTNLFKAGVTALKDWQEQGVEVDLCTIGSKGFGFFKRVGGNIVSEVSQLGDSPRLEELIGTVKVMLDAFNKGEIDQLHVVYNRFVNTMSQDAQVEQLLPIKAEELQEGLKHHWDYIYEPDAKDVLDQLLMRYVESIVYQGVVENIACEQAARMVAMKAASDNAGDLIGELQLAYNKARQAAITQELSEIVAGAAAV, from the coding sequence ATGGCAAGCGGTAAAGAGATACGTACGAAGATCAAGAGTGTCCAGAACACTCAGAAGATCACCCGTGCGATGGAGATGGTGGCCGCCAGCAAGATGCGCAAGGCACAGGATCGCATGACTGCGACCCGTCCCTATGCGGAGAACATTCGCCGAGTAATCGGCCATCTGGCACAGGCACACCCGGAGTACAGCCATAGCTACATGGTGGCTCGCGAGGTTAAGCGTGTAGGCGTGATTATCGTCTCCACCGATCGTGGTCTGTGTGGCGGTCTGAACACCAACCTTTTCAAGGCGGGTGTGACGGCACTGAAGGATTGGCAGGAGCAGGGTGTTGAGGTTGATCTCTGCACTATCGGTTCCAAGGGCTTCGGTTTCTTCAAGCGCGTGGGTGGCAACATTGTTTCAGAGGTCAGCCAGCTGGGTGATTCACCCCGGCTCGAAGAGCTGATCGGCACCGTTAAGGTGATGCTCGATGCGTTCAACAAGGGTGAGATCGATCAGCTGCATGTGGTCTACAACCGGTTCGTCAACACCATGTCTCAGGATGCCCAGGTCGAGCAGCTGCTGCCGATCAAGGCCGAGGAGTTGCAAGAGGGGTTGAAGCACCACTGGGATTATATCTATGAGCCCGATGCCAAGGATGTACTCGACCAGTTGTTGATGCGCTACGTCGAATCGATCGTTTATCAGGGTGTGGTTGAGAATATCGCTTGTGAGCAGGCGGCGCGGATGGTGGCCATGAAGGCTGCTTCCGATAACGCCGGTGACCTGATCGGTGAACTGCAGCTGGCCTATAACAAGGCCCGTCAGGCAGCGATCACCCAAGAGCTTTCAGAGATTGTAGCCGGCGCGGCCGCTGTTTAA
- the atpA gene encoding F0F1 ATP synthase subunit alpha → MQLNPSEISELIKKRIANFETVTEARNEGTVVSLTDGIARIHGLSDVMSGEMLEFPNNTFGMALNLERDSVGAVILGSYEHITEGDKVTCTGRIMEVPVGEALLGRVVDSLGNPIDGKGAFDAEGSSSIEKIAPGVLWRQSVDQPLQTGLKSVDSMVPIGRGQRELIIGDRQTGKTAVAIDAIINQKGTGVKCIYVAVGQKASSIASVVRKLEEHGAMEHTIVVAATASDSAALQYIAPYSGCAMGEYFRDKGEDALIVYDDLTKQAWAYRQVSLLLRRPPGREAYPGDVFYLHSRLLERAARVNADFVEKATNGAVTGKTGSLTALPIIETQAGDVSAFVPTNVISITDGQIFLESDLFNAGIRPAINAGLSVSRVGGAAQTKVIKKLGGGIRLDLAQYRELAAFAQFASDLDEQTRKQIERGQRVTELMKQNQYSTMSVAQNAVSLFAANQGFLDDVEVEKIVDFEAAMQGFMKSSHADLMDKINESGDYNDEIENALRAALEQFKASNTW, encoded by the coding sequence ATGCAATTGAATCCATCTGAAATCAGTGAACTGATCAAAAAGCGCATTGCGAATTTTGAGACAGTCACCGAGGCCCGTAACGAGGGTACCGTGGTCAGCCTGACCGACGGTATCGCGCGTATCCACGGCCTCTCCGACGTAATGTCCGGCGAAATGCTGGAATTCCCCAATAACACCTTCGGTATGGCGCTCAACCTTGAGCGTGACTCGGTCGGTGCGGTAATCCTTGGCTCATACGAGCACATCACCGAGGGTGACAAGGTCACCTGTACTGGTCGCATCATGGAGGTGCCGGTTGGTGAGGCACTGCTGGGTCGCGTTGTTGACTCACTCGGTAATCCGATTGATGGCAAGGGTGCTTTTGATGCAGAGGGCAGCTCTAGCATCGAGAAGATCGCCCCCGGCGTACTCTGGCGTCAGTCGGTAGACCAGCCACTGCAGACCGGTCTCAAGTCGGTCGACTCCATGGTGCCGATCGGCCGTGGCCAGCGTGAGCTGATCATCGGTGATCGCCAGACCGGTAAGACTGCGGTTGCGATCGATGCGATCATCAACCAGAAGGGTACCGGCGTTAAATGTATCTACGTAGCGGTTGGCCAGAAGGCCTCCTCTATCGCCAGCGTGGTTCGCAAGCTCGAAGAGCACGGCGCGATGGAGCACACCATCGTGGTTGCGGCGACCGCATCCGATTCTGCGGCACTGCAGTACATCGCACCCTACTCCGGTTGTGCGATGGGCGAGTACTTCCGCGACAAGGGTGAAGATGCACTGATTGTTTATGATGATCTGACCAAGCAGGCGTGGGCCTACCGTCAGGTATCGCTGCTGCTGCGTCGTCCACCAGGTCGTGAGGCCTATCCGGGTGATGTCTTCTACCTCCATTCACGTCTGCTCGAGCGTGCTGCTCGTGTAAATGCTGATTTCGTTGAGAAGGCGACCAACGGCGCCGTAACCGGTAAGACCGGTTCACTCACCGCTCTGCCTATCATTGAAACCCAGGCAGGTGACGTATCGGCCTTCGTACCGACCAACGTTATCTCGATCACCGACGGCCAGATCTTCCTTGAGTCCGATCTGTTCAACGCCGGTATTCGTCCTGCGATCAACGCCGGTCTGTCGGTATCACGAGTCGGTGGTGCGGCGCAGACCAAGGTCATCAAGAAGCTTGGTGGCGGTATTCGTCTCGACCTCGCACAGTATCGTGAGCTGGCGGCCTTCGCCCAGTTCGCTTCCGATCTCGATGAGCAGACCCGTAAGCAGATTGAGCGTGGTCAGCGTGTTACCGAGCTGATGAAGCAGAACCAGTACAGCACCATGAGTGTTGCGCAGAATGCCGTATCACTGTTCGCCGCCAACCAGGGTTTCCTGGATGACGTCGAGGTGGAGAAGATTGTCGATTTCGAAGCGGCCATGCAGGGTTTCATGAAGTCATCACACGCCGATCTGATGGACAAGATCAATGAGAGCGGTGATTACAACGACGAGATCGAAAATGCACTGCGCGCTGCCCTTGAGCAGTTCAAGGCAAGCAACACCTGGTAG
- a CDS encoding F0F1 ATP synthase subunit delta, translating to MAENITIARPYAQAIFALAQEQDNLNGWSEMLQLASAVAADTDMAALIDSPQLDATELGKLFLDICGDQLNEFGQNMVHVLLENDRLKLLPEIAALFEIERATAEGTVEAEVISAKEMTDAQKQGITESLKKRLGREVTLDCRIDETLLGGAIIRAGDVVIDGSVVGKLEKLAANLTN from the coding sequence ATGGCTGAAAATATAACGATCGCACGCCCCTACGCCCAGGCCATCTTCGCACTGGCCCAGGAGCAGGATAATCTTAATGGGTGGTCCGAGATGCTGCAGCTGGCTAGCGCCGTTGCTGCAGATACGGATATGGCCGCCCTGATCGATAGCCCCCAGCTCGACGCAACTGAGCTGGGCAAGCTGTTTCTCGATATCTGTGGTGATCAGCTGAACGAGTTTGGTCAGAACATGGTGCATGTTCTGCTCGAAAACGATCGTCTGAAACTGCTGCCCGAAATCGCGGCGCTGTTCGAAATTGAACGCGCTACGGCTGAGGGTACCGTCGAGGCTGAAGTGATCTCCGCCAAGGAGATGACCGATGCACAGAAGCAGGGCATTACCGAGTCACTGAAGAAGCGTCTGGGACGCGAAGTGACTCTGGACTGCCGTATCGACGAGACCCTGCTGGGCGGTGCAATTATTCGTGCCGGTGACGTAGTCATCGATGGTTCGGTTGTCGGCAAGCTCGAAAAGCTTGCGGCAAATCTGACGAACTGA
- a CDS encoding F0F1 ATP synthase subunit B, whose translation MNINATLIGQMIVFVIFVWFCMKFVWPPIMAALQERTGKIADGLAAAERGKHEQELAEQRAKDLLKEAKEEASGIIAQAQKRASEIVDEAKDNARGEGERLITAANAEIEQEVNRAREHLRGQVVSIAVAGAAKVLNKEIDDSSHDALLQDLVAEI comes from the coding sequence ATGAATATCAATGCAACCCTGATTGGACAGATGATCGTTTTCGTCATCTTTGTCTGGTTCTGCATGAAGTTTGTGTGGCCGCCGATCATGGCCGCACTGCAGGAGCGTACCGGTAAGATCGCTGATGGTCTGGCCGCCGCCGAACGTGGCAAGCATGAGCAGGAGTTGGCTGAGCAGCGTGCAAAGGATCTTCTCAAGGAGGCCAAAGAAGAGGCTTCCGGCATCATCGCACAGGCGCAGAAGCGCGCCAGTGAGATTGTTGACGAGGCCAAAGACAATGCACGTGGCGAAGGTGAGCGTCTGATCACCGCAGCTAACGCTGAGATTGAACAAGAGGTTAACCGCGCACGTGAACATCTGCGTGGTCAGGTTGTTTCAATCGCTGTAGCTGGTGCAGCCAAGGTGCTGAACAAGGAGATTGACGACTCATCTCACGACGCCCTGCTGCAAGACCTGGTCGCTGAGATTTAA
- the atpE gene encoding F0F1 ATP synthase subunit C translates to MNMEQALLFIAGALMMGLGALGAAVGIGILGGRFLEGAARQPELIPMLRTQFFIVMGLVDAVPMIAVGLAMYVLFAVAG, encoded by the coding sequence ATAAACATGGAACAAGCACTGCTATTTATTGCTGGCGCACTGATGATGGGTCTGGGTGCGCTGGGTGCTGCTGTCGGTATCGGTATCCTCGGTGGCCGCTTCCTCGAGGGTGCTGCTCGTCAGCCTGAGCTGATCCCAATGCTGCGTACCCAGTTCTTCATCGTTATGGGTCTGGTCGACGCGGTTCCAATGATCGCTGTTGGTCTCGCTATGTACGTTCTGTTCGCGGTAGCTGGATAA